The following proteins come from a genomic window of Streptomyces sp. Sge12:
- a CDS encoding FG-GAP-like repeat-containing protein, which produces MAATDPVAEGSMSAADFALAKAKETGQPYELMSARTETSDTWALPTGKWSVNRHGTTVRVRRGGGWVATDPTLEFSADGKVQPKASAVAIAFSGGGTGPLLSGVKNGRTLSLTWPKALPKPTLAANVATYADVLPDVDLQVKAEVEGFSQLLVVKTAAAAKHPDLATMKFKLDTVGLDVTKDGATGLLTAVTPAGEVVFTSPNPVMWDSTAIAGSATPAPARAATADSGSRASGAPGDVFVTPSGAKNAQMPTTITGGNLEIKPDQALLANAATKYPVYIDPSVTWGARQNWAWAYRTWENNSYWNTQEDVRVGYESQTNGLSRTFFQLDTSAVKGAQVSKATFRIKETWSWSCTPKPVELWTTGPISPQTTWKNQPGKRNKLDTVNAAKGRPECAAGNLEFNTTAAVQEAAANGWTNTTVGLYASNESDEYHWKRFDPKTVTLEIEYNNPPNTPSDPGTSPWLPCEQGGSVGNTNIGLYATIADRDSGNLNTEFQIFKAGQSTAWASQKIAGNNGQVTTWSVPDSSLPDGSYTWRARTTDQDGAQSGWSQTCKFTVDRARPADAPKITSTLFPDGTNGWPTGTGKARQEGDFTLSANDDKDVVWYGYFTDWDSQVKSTSVSAGASFTAKITPPSAGPHFVYAFTQDAAGNRSDTAVYRFYAARTATKDGPHDLNGDGHRDIWNNDLFGTLLTYSGQGNNKFSAMVSSPASFSGAQVADLGDWDDDGYNDMLALEKPSGSSTKMLSIYRNNGQGTVDNAVETTVNRPSENNHWADAEQIIAPGRLDSDELPDILVKQGNKLWAYFNSTYANLDDVDPALVGGTDWDKYTVIAPGDLNKDGVPDLWLRDNATGDILRTQGKKSLDEGQAVDLATWGAQTRTKVGSGVTLAGYPQVGSSGDLNGDGVPDLWARAADNTMVGWPGKLDADGKTVGSFGARFEIEGVPGARIPTGTTLASGQEFSSGNSKLRMQADGNLVLLSKDNKQLWATGTAGNPGATARMQSDGDLAVITADGKTVKWHSKTSIPGSYAVLHPRGVLVLYSPSGQSLWTSGSQNRPDYNGDGYTDMALRDAHGDLWIYPGTGGTGTSTFGNRYLAGNGWWRDDWVNVHSTDFTNDGYTDIIGRTRDGNLYVYPGTGRTGTETLGNPILIGTGWNTYVDLGFGDVNGDGRTDVIGRDTGGLLWGYAGNGGDGAQALNPRTLLGNGWWPADWPTFRLADLNNDNKIDILAHNTDSNLYLYPNTTNNGSMTFGTPSGVFGKGWWTSEWTPYTTDLNNDGTSEQAGVTRTGELYNYAPNRTLISNGLNGYDIIL; this is translated from the coding sequence GTGGCCGCCACCGATCCTGTCGCCGAGGGCTCGATGAGTGCGGCGGACTTCGCGCTCGCCAAGGCCAAGGAAACTGGTCAACCCTACGAGTTGATGTCCGCGCGGACCGAGACGTCGGACACGTGGGCGCTGCCGACCGGCAAGTGGTCGGTGAATCGTCACGGGACGACGGTGCGCGTTCGACGCGGCGGTGGCTGGGTTGCGACCGATCCGACGCTGGAGTTCTCGGCGGACGGAAAGGTGCAGCCGAAGGCCTCGGCCGTGGCGATCGCCTTCTCGGGCGGGGGTACCGGTCCACTGTTGAGCGGGGTGAAGAACGGGCGGACCCTGTCGCTGACCTGGCCGAAGGCGCTTCCCAAGCCGACGCTCGCCGCGAACGTGGCGACGTACGCCGATGTGCTTCCGGACGTGGACCTGCAGGTGAAGGCCGAGGTCGAGGGGTTCTCCCAGCTGCTGGTCGTCAAGACCGCCGCGGCGGCCAAGCACCCCGACCTCGCGACGATGAAGTTCAAGCTCGACACGGTGGGCCTGGACGTCACCAAGGACGGAGCGACCGGACTGCTGACCGCGGTCACGCCGGCCGGCGAGGTGGTCTTCACGTCGCCGAACCCGGTGATGTGGGACTCCACGGCCATCGCCGGATCCGCGACCCCGGCGCCCGCGCGTGCGGCTACCGCCGACAGCGGCTCGAGGGCGAGCGGCGCCCCCGGTGATGTCTTCGTGACACCGTCCGGGGCGAAGAACGCCCAGATGCCCACCACCATCACGGGCGGCAATCTCGAGATCAAGCCCGACCAGGCCCTCCTGGCAAATGCCGCGACCAAGTACCCGGTCTACATCGATCCGTCGGTGACCTGGGGCGCACGGCAGAACTGGGCATGGGCCTACCGCACGTGGGAGAACAACTCCTACTGGAACACCCAGGAGGACGTGCGGGTCGGCTACGAGAGCCAGACCAACGGGCTCTCGCGGACCTTCTTCCAGCTCGACACCTCTGCCGTCAAGGGCGCTCAGGTCTCGAAGGCGACGTTCCGGATCAAGGAGACCTGGTCCTGGTCCTGCACTCCCAAGCCCGTGGAGCTGTGGACCACCGGACCCATCTCACCGCAGACCACCTGGAAGAACCAGCCCGGCAAGCGCAACAAACTCGACACCGTCAATGCCGCCAAGGGCCGGCCCGAGTGCGCCGCCGGCAACCTGGAATTCAACACCACCGCCGCCGTCCAGGAAGCCGCAGCCAACGGCTGGACCAACACGACCGTCGGCCTCTACGCCTCCAACGAGAGCGACGAGTACCACTGGAAGCGCTTCGACCCCAAGACCGTCACCCTGGAGATCGAGTACAACAACCCGCCCAACACGCCGTCCGACCCCGGAACCTCACCATGGCTGCCCTGCGAGCAGGGCGGCTCGGTCGGCAACACCAACATCGGTCTCTACGCGACGATCGCCGACCGTGACTCCGGGAACCTGAACACCGAGTTCCAGATCTTCAAGGCCGGCCAAAGCACTGCCTGGGCCAGCCAGAAGATCGCGGGAAACAACGGCCAGGTCACCACCTGGAGCGTCCCGGACTCATCCCTCCCCGACGGCAGCTACACCTGGCGGGCGCGCACGACCGACCAGGACGGTGCGCAGTCCGGTTGGTCCCAGACGTGCAAGTTCACCGTGGACCGCGCCCGGCCGGCCGACGCGCCGAAGATCACCTCGACGCTCTTCCCCGACGGCACCAACGGCTGGCCGACAGGAACCGGGAAAGCCCGCCAGGAAGGCGACTTCACCCTCTCCGCCAACGATGACAAGGATGTCGTCTGGTACGGCTACTTCACCGACTGGGACTCGCAGGTGAAGAGCACCTCGGTCTCCGCAGGTGCATCCTTCACGGCGAAGATCACCCCGCCCAGCGCAGGACCGCACTTCGTCTACGCCTTCACCCAGGACGCCGCCGGAAACCGCTCCGACACCGCCGTCTACCGCTTCTACGCGGCCCGCACGGCAACGAAGGACGGGCCCCACGACCTCAACGGCGACGGCCACCGCGACATCTGGAACAACGACCTCTTCGGCACACTCCTCACCTACAGCGGCCAGGGCAACAACAAGTTCTCCGCCATGGTCAGCTCCCCCGCCTCCTTCTCCGGCGCCCAGGTCGCCGACCTGGGCGACTGGGACGACGACGGCTACAATGACATGCTCGCCCTCGAGAAGCCGTCCGGCTCGTCCACCAAAATGCTGTCGATCTACCGCAACAACGGCCAGGGGACCGTCGACAACGCCGTTGAGACGACAGTCAACCGGCCCTCGGAGAACAACCACTGGGCCGACGCCGAGCAGATCATCGCCCCCGGTCGGCTCGACAGCGACGAACTCCCGGACATCCTCGTCAAACAGGGCAACAAGCTCTGGGCGTACTTCAACTCCACCTACGCCAACTTGGATGACGTTGACCCCGCGCTCGTCGGCGGCACGGACTGGGACAAGTACACGGTCATCGCCCCTGGTGACCTCAACAAGGACGGTGTCCCCGACCTGTGGCTGCGGGACAACGCCACCGGCGACATCCTGCGTACCCAGGGTAAGAAGAGCCTGGACGAGGGGCAGGCGGTCGACCTGGCCACCTGGGGCGCCCAGACTCGCACCAAGGTGGGCTCCGGCGTCACCCTGGCGGGCTATCCGCAGGTCGGCTCGTCCGGGGACCTCAATGGTGACGGCGTCCCCGACCTGTGGGCCCGCGCGGCCGACAACACCATGGTCGGCTGGCCGGGCAAGCTCGACGCCGACGGCAAGACCGTGGGCTCCTTCGGCGCGCGGTTCGAGATCGAGGGCGTCCCGGGCGCACGCATCCCCACCGGCACCACCCTGGCGTCCGGGCAGGAGTTCTCCAGCGGCAACTCCAAACTGCGGATGCAGGCCGACGGCAACCTCGTGCTGCTCAGCAAGGACAACAAGCAGCTCTGGGCCACCGGAACAGCCGGAAACCCGGGCGCCACGGCCCGCATGCAGAGCGACGGCGACCTCGCCGTCATCACGGCCGATGGCAAGACCGTCAAGTGGCACAGCAAGACCAGCATCCCGGGCTCGTACGCGGTGCTGCACCCCCGCGGCGTACTCGTCCTCTACAGCCCCTCCGGGCAGAGCCTGTGGACCAGCGGCAGCCAGAACCGGCCCGACTACAACGGCGACGGCTACACCGACATGGCGCTGCGCGATGCCCACGGTGACCTGTGGATCTATCCCGGCACCGGCGGCACCGGAACCAGCACCTTCGGCAACCGGTACCTCGCCGGCAACGGCTGGTGGCGCGACGACTGGGTGAACGTGCACAGCACCGACTTCACCAACGACGGATACACCGACATCATCGGACGGACCCGTGACGGGAACCTGTACGTGTACCCGGGCACCGGCCGAACCGGAACCGAGACCCTCGGCAATCCCATCCTGATCGGCACCGGCTGGAACACCTACGTCGACCTCGGCTTCGGCGACGTCAACGGCGACGGCCGCACCGACGTCATCGGCCGCGACACCGGCGGCCTCCTGTGGGGCTACGCAGGCAACGGCGGCGACGGCGCCCAGGCCCTCAACCCCCGGACCCTCCTGGGCAACGGCTGGTGGCCGGCCGACTGGCCCACCTTCCGACTGGCCGACCTCAACAACGACAACAAGATCGACATCCTGGCCCACAACACCGACAGCAACCTCTACCTCTACCCGAACACCACCAACAACGGATCCATGACCTTCGGCACCCCGAGCGGCGTCTTCGGCAAGGGCTGGTGGACGAGCGAATGGACCCCCTACACCACCGACCTCAACAACGACGGCACCTCCGAACAAGCCGGCGTGACCCGCACCGGAGAGCTCTACAACTACGCGCCGAACCGCACCCTGATCAGTAACGGCCTGAACGGCTACGACATCATCCTCTGA
- a CDS encoding Imm51 family immunity protein: MTDASALAPFHLDEDSEADGSHCLYLFDGDMEQVADVFERHNAESHGYGWDGLARSLAHSHMPDNGDKIQFFGSEAGTFVVTSPDLKALADLAVLLHAAFHNRELLSHYIQTADPRFLDR; encoded by the coding sequence ATGACCGACGCATCAGCCCTGGCCCCGTTCCACCTGGACGAAGACAGCGAAGCCGACGGCTCCCACTGCCTCTACCTTTTCGACGGCGACATGGAGCAGGTCGCCGACGTCTTCGAACGGCACAACGCCGAAAGCCACGGCTACGGCTGGGACGGCCTCGCCCGGTCACTGGCCCACTCCCACATGCCCGACAACGGCGACAAAATCCAATTCTTCGGATCAGAGGCCGGCACCTTCGTCGTCACAAGCCCCGACCTCAAGGCCCTCGCGGACCTGGCCGTCCTCCTGCATGCCGCCTTCCACAACCGCGAACTCCTCAGCCACTACATCCAGACGGCCGACCCACGCTTCCTCGACCGATAG
- a CDS encoding DUF4236 domain-containing protein produces the protein MPLTFRKSFRILPGVRLNINRKSWSITTGGKHGPRRTRSSNGSRTTSMNLPGPFGWRKTRRS, from the coding sequence GTGCCCCTGACATTCCGCAAGAGCTTCAGGATCCTGCCCGGCGTCCGGCTCAATATCAACCGCAAGTCGTGGTCGATCACCACCGGCGGCAAGCACGGACCCCGCCGCACCCGCAGCAGTAACGGGTCCCGCACCACGTCTATGAACCTTCCCGGCCCCTTCGGCTGGCGCAAGACCCGCCGCAGCTGA
- a CDS encoding maleylpyruvate isomerase N-terminal domain-containing protein, which yields MPYEEEGQCPADVLRAAYGAFDAVVTTITDERSWLSTGCAGWSVRDLVFHCLSDAQRGLVALHTPAGRTPDRDAVTYWEDWRPDAVGAANGRRFTRVVASMFLHVDQLCELYSQTVAAVVDAAAGAAPDQYVATQGHVLSAGDLIRTLAVEATIHHLDLVVSLPDAPGPSAEGLGQTRRTLDGLLGHPAPVPWDDAQYARVATGRASLSGSDRQRLGADAARFPLFA from the coding sequence ATGCCTTACGAGGAGGAAGGACAGTGTCCGGCCGACGTACTGCGCGCGGCCTACGGTGCCTTCGACGCCGTCGTCACGACCATCACGGATGAGCGCTCGTGGCTGTCGACCGGCTGCGCCGGATGGTCGGTGCGCGACCTGGTCTTCCACTGCCTGAGCGACGCGCAGCGCGGCCTGGTGGCGCTGCACACGCCTGCCGGACGGACGCCGGACCGTGACGCGGTCACCTACTGGGAGGATTGGCGCCCGGACGCCGTGGGCGCGGCCAACGGCCGGAGGTTCACTCGGGTCGTCGCCAGCATGTTCTTGCACGTCGACCAGCTGTGCGAGCTGTATTCGCAGACGGTAGCCGCAGTGGTTGACGCCGCGGCCGGTGCCGCGCCCGACCAGTACGTCGCCACCCAGGGCCACGTACTGAGTGCCGGTGATCTGATCCGCACGCTGGCCGTCGAGGCGACGATCCACCACCTTGACCTCGTCGTGTCGCTTCCCGATGCACCAGGACCCTCGGCAGAAGGGCTCGGTCAAACGCGCCGCACGCTGGACGGGCTACTCGGCCACCCGGCGCCGGTGCCGTGGGACGACGCGCAGTACGCGCGCGTGGCGACCGGACGCGCGTCGTTGTCCGGTAGCGACCGACAGCGCTTGGGTGCGGACGCCGCCCGATTTCCCCTGTTCGCATAA
- a CDS encoding snapalysin family zinc-dependent metalloprotease, with amino-acid sequence MSLGTWLKVGTSAAALVLAAATAATAAPAPAPIPDATAAVVTLRYDDSRAGGWEAAIAAGVASWNANVSNVRLVEAAPGARAEIVIVATTGWPQATLGPVRPGRQVRVELGAQAVSQGYDKTRIAAHELGHSLGLPDTKPGPCSQLMSGSSAGTACTNAVPNATERSRVQNAYANGLAATVPTDGRVLIDAP; translated from the coding sequence ATGTCTCTGGGCACCTGGCTGAAAGTCGGCACCTCCGCCGCCGCGCTGGTCCTCGCGGCGGCAACCGCCGCGACCGCGGCACCCGCACCCGCACCCATACCCGACGCCACCGCAGCAGTAGTGACACTCCGTTACGACGACAGTCGGGCCGGCGGCTGGGAAGCGGCCATCGCGGCCGGCGTCGCTTCCTGGAACGCCAACGTCAGCAACGTACGGCTGGTGGAGGCCGCGCCCGGGGCCCGGGCCGAGATCGTCATCGTCGCCACCACCGGCTGGCCACAGGCCACCCTCGGCCCGGTCCGTCCGGGACGGCAGGTCCGAGTCGAACTCGGCGCGCAGGCCGTGAGCCAGGGGTACGACAAGACGCGCATCGCCGCGCACGAGCTGGGCCACAGCCTGGGCCTCCCGGACACCAAGCCGGGGCCGTGCTCTCAGCTGATGTCCGGGTCCAGCGCCGGAACGGCCTGCACCAACGCCGTACCCAACGCGACGGAGCGCTCCCGCGTGCAGAACGCGTACGCGAACGGGCTCGCGGCAACGGTGCCGACCGACGGCCGAGTACTCATCGACGCCCCCTGA